In one Oscillospiraceae bacterium genomic region, the following are encoded:
- a CDS encoding adenylosuccinate synthase: protein MVKAIVGGNWGDEGKGKMTDLLAGESDIVIRFQGGANAGHTIINEYGKFVLHILPSGVFRNNIVNIIAPGVALNLDSFFGELDMLSKRGVPSPQLMVSERTQIVMPYHIMFDKLEENRLGKKSFGSTQSGIAPFYSDKYLKIGFQISDLYSENLKEKINQVTSVKSAYANAVYGESGFLNPETVYNYLINYKNKISPYVADTTHYLFEANKQNKKILLEGQLGALRDPDNGIYPFVTSSSPLAGYGAVGAGLPPYSISSIVTVVKAYSSCVGAGAFVSEIFGDEANELRNRGGDNGEYGATTGRPRRMGWFDTVASRYGCMLQGTTEVALSLLDVLGYLDEIPICVGYDIDGDITEKFPVTDKLNKAKPIYKYLEGWKCDIRSIKSYDKLPLQAKKYVEFIEEKLGYPITMISNGPKRNDIIFR, encoded by the coding sequence ATGGTAAAAGCAATTGTCGGTGGTAATTGGGGAGATGAAGGCAAAGGCAAAATGACGGATCTGCTTGCCGGAGAGTCCGATATCGTAATAAGATTTCAAGGCGGCGCAAATGCAGGTCATACAATCATTAACGAATATGGCAAGTTTGTACTTCATATTTTACCTTCAGGTGTTTTTAGAAACAACATTGTTAATATTATCGCACCTGGTGTGGCATTAAATCTTGACAGCTTTTTCGGAGAGCTTGATATGCTTTCTAAAAGGGGCGTACCTTCTCCACAACTTATGGTATCGGAACGCACTCAAATTGTAATGCCATATCATATTATGTTCGATAAACTTGAAGAAAACAGGCTTGGTAAAAAGAGCTTTGGCTCCACCCAGTCAGGAATAGCTCCTTTTTATTCCGATAAATACCTAAAAATCGGTTTTCAGATTTCAGACCTTTATAGTGAAAATCTAAAAGAAAAAATTAACCAGGTTACAAGTGTTAAATCGGCGTATGCAAACGCTGTATACGGAGAAAGTGGTTTTCTGAATCCGGAAACAGTTTATAATTATCTTATCAATTATAAAAATAAAATTTCACCTTATGTTGCCGACACAACGCATTATCTGTTTGAGGCAAACAAGCAAAACAAGAAAATACTTCTTGAAGGTCAATTGGGCGCCCTTCGTGACCCGGACAACGGGATATATCCTTTTGTAACATCATCATCTCCATTGGCCGGATACGGAGCTGTGGGAGCAGGACTGCCGCCGTATTCAATCAGCAGTATTGTCACAGTTGTTAAAGCATATTCTTCCTGTGTAGGTGCCGGCGCCTTTGTCAGCGAAATATTTGGCGATGAAGCTAACGAATTGAGAAATCGTGGCGGAGATAACGGCGAATACGGAGCTACTACCGGAAGACCGCGCAGAATGGGTTGGTTTGATACTGTTGCAAGCCGTTACGGCTGTATGCTTCAAGGGACAACCGAAGTAGCTTTGTCATTACTGGATGTTTTAGGCTATCTTGATGAAATTCCGATTTGTGTAGGGTATGACATTGACGGCGATATAACTGAAAAATTCCCTGTAACTGACAAGTTAAATAAAGCAAAACCGATCTATAAATATTTAGAAGGCTGGAAATGTGATATCCGTTCCATAAAATCATATGATAAGCTTCCATTACAAGCAAAAAAATATGTCGAATTCATTGAAGAAAAACTCGGATATCCTATAACTATGATTTCTAATGGTCCAAAGCGCAATGACATTATTTTCAGATGA
- a CDS encoding DUF4364 family protein, with protein MANKICDEKKVKIFILFLLDRLNCRLSGETLTEIILWDGTINYFVYCDCLRALANGGLVDAQGEEYNEAYSITPLGKSVLEEVESDVLEDAKKKLLVSAARLLAFNSRGSRVESSVKTLDSGGYELSCAIHDDRYSLFELKLYLDNRGEAENMSNRFDEKAESIYRGVLALLTGDTKLVNF; from the coding sequence ATGGCAAATAAAATCTGCGATGAAAAAAAAGTAAAAATTTTTATATTGTTTTTGCTGGACAGGCTCAATTGCCGGCTTTCGGGCGAAACACTTACCGAAATCATACTGTGGGACGGAACGATAAATTATTTTGTCTATTGCGATTGCCTGCGCGCACTGGCAAACGGCGGTCTTGTCGACGCACAGGGGGAGGAATACAACGAAGCGTATTCGATAACCCCACTCGGAAAAAGCGTGCTTGAGGAGGTCGAATCCGACGTGCTTGAGGATGCCAAAAAAAAGCTCCTTGTAAGCGCCGCGCGCCTTCTCGCCTTCAACAGCCGGGGCAGCCGCGTCGAATCCTCCGTGAAGACGCTCGATTCCGGCGGATATGAGCTTTCGTGCGCGATTCACGACGACCGGTACAGTCTTTTCGAGCTTAAGCTGTATCTCGATAACAGGGGAGAAGCCGAAAACATGAGCAATCGCTTCGACGAAAAGGCAGAATCGATATACCGCGGCGTGCTCGCGCTCCTTACGGGCGATACAAAGCTGGTAAATTTCTAA
- a CDS encoding polymer-forming cytoskeletal protein, with translation MAIIMNDIKISGSGKISGGEYDAISVSGSAKISGSIGCSEMKVSGSCKVEGDVFCRGDVRVSGSCKIDGSVTAENSLHVSGSFVCEGNLKAGKIAASGGITINKNISASSVEISGGIKVGGDISGEQVELRGCADIGGLLNAEQVSIELDGTGINKSEIESIGGGTITVKRRGEGKWGIFGVWNKNYPTLNVKGSIEGDSISLTDTSASVVRGKNVAICENCRIGRVEYSEGYTVSEGSQVGEAVKI, from the coding sequence ATGGCGATAATTATGAACGATATCAAAATATCCGGAAGCGGAAAAATTTCCGGCGGCGAATATGACGCCATATCGGTATCCGGCTCGGCAAAAATATCCGGAAGCATCGGATGCTCTGAAATGAAAGTGTCAGGGTCCTGCAAGGTTGAGGGCGACGTATTCTGTCGCGGCGACGTCAGGGTTTCCGGTTCATGTAAAATAGACGGCTCCGTAACTGCGGAAAATTCTCTGCATGTTTCGGGCTCATTTGTTTGCGAAGGAAATCTCAAAGCCGGAAAAATCGCCGCTTCCGGTGGAATTACCATAAATAAAAACATATCCGCTTCAAGCGTGGAAATTTCCGGCGGGATAAAGGTCGGAGGAGATATATCGGGAGAACAGGTTGAATTGAGAGGCTGCGCTGATATAGGAGGACTTTTAAACGCTGAACAGGTTTCCATTGAGCTTGACGGAACAGGGATAAATAAAAGCGAAATCGAATCGATCGGCGGCGGAACTATCACGGTAAAAAGACGCGGCGAAGGAAAATGGGGGATTTTCGGCGTATGGAATAAGAATTATCCGACGCTGAACGTTAAAGGCTCAATAGAGGGAGACTCGATTTCCCTGACTGACACCTCTGCCTCTGTCGTACGCGGAAAGAACGTCGCGATATGTGAAAACTGTAGGATCGGGCGCGTGGAATATTCCGAAGGATATACCGTTTCCGAAGGCTCTCAGGTCGGAGAAGCCGTGAAAATATAA
- a CDS encoding MBOAT family O-acyltransferase: MVFSSIGFLYVFLPAVLFVYYIAPRRCRNSILLVFSLAFYYIGEQKLVIIMLFSALTDYCCSIFIERFRNRKAITRIFLCLSLIVNLSLLGYFKYADLFISSFNGVFGTALPLLKIALPIGISFYTFQTMSYTIDVYRGDIKAEKNFISFTTYVTLFPQLIAGPIVRYETIACELHDRKTTLDGFASGIRRFCVGLGKKVLIANTLAGLSQMYDKANTHTVLFAWVCAIAVPLQIYFDFSGYSDMAIGLGRMFGFNFPENFNYPFVSRSATEFWRRWHITLGTWFKDYVYIPMGGNRVNPTRHIFNLLVVWFATGLWHGAAYNFILWGLYYGVLLTAEKFLYIKHLEKSELFSHIYFILITVTGFEIFSANSLADIAKRFGELVGIGAAGFTNTESSYYSLSYLTVLIIAVVLSVPLLKNLMNKFEKHRYFNATYKYSAYAACIGLLIISTAYLIDGSYNPFLYFRF; this comes from the coding sequence ATGGTTTTTTCAAGCATCGGCTTTTTATACGTTTTCCTTCCCGCGGTTCTGTTTGTGTATTATATCGCACCCCGGAGATGCAGAAATTCAATTCTATTGGTTTTCAGCCTTGCTTTTTACTACATAGGCGAACAAAAGCTTGTTATAATTATGCTCTTCTCCGCGCTTACCGATTATTGCTGCTCGATTTTCATTGAGAGATTCAGAAACAGGAAAGCGATAACACGTATATTCTTATGTCTGTCTCTTATTGTAAACCTTTCGCTGCTCGGATATTTCAAATACGCGGATTTGTTTATTTCAAGCTTTAACGGAGTATTCGGGACCGCGCTGCCTCTTTTGAAGATAGCGCTCCCGATAGGGATCAGCTTTTATACCTTCCAGACAATGAGCTATACTATCGACGTGTATCGCGGAGATATAAAAGCCGAAAAAAACTTTATCTCATTTACAACATATGTCACTCTGTTTCCTCAGCTTATCGCCGGGCCTATCGTGCGATATGAAACCATAGCGTGTGAGCTTCATGACAGAAAAACGACGCTTGACGGATTTGCGTCAGGCATTCGGCGGTTCTGTGTCGGGTTGGGTAAAAAAGTTCTGATAGCAAATACGCTTGCGGGACTTTCTCAAATGTATGACAAAGCGAATACCCACACGGTATTGTTCGCGTGGGTCTGCGCCATTGCCGTTCCGCTTCAGATTTATTTTGACTTTTCCGGATATTCGGATATGGCGATAGGTCTGGGCAGAATGTTCGGATTTAATTTTCCTGAGAATTTTAATTATCCCTTCGTTTCAAGAAGCGCGACTGAATTTTGGCGCCGCTGGCACATTACACTCGGCACATGGTTTAAGGATTACGTATATATTCCGATGGGCGGAAACCGCGTAAATCCCACGAGGCACATTTTCAATCTGTTGGTCGTATGGTTCGCGACCGGATTATGGCACGGAGCGGCGTATAATTTTATCCTTTGGGGTCTGTATTACGGCGTTCTTCTGACTGCCGAAAAATTTTTGTATATAAAACATCTTGAAAAGTCCGAGCTTTTTTCACATATATATTTTATTTTGATTACGGTAACGGGCTTTGAGATATTCAGCGCGAATTCGCTTGCCGATATCGCAAAACGGTTTGGTGAGCTTGTCGGAATAGGAGCCGCAGGATTCACAAACACCGAAAGCTCTTATTATTCGCTCAGCTATCTTACGGTTTTGATCATTGCGGTCGTTTTGTCCGTGCCTCTGCTGAAAAATTTAATGAATAAATTCGAGAAGCACAGATATTTTAACGCGACATATAAATATTCGGCATATGCCGCCTGTATCGGGCTTCTTATTATAAGCACTGCATATCTGATCGACGGATCATATAATCCGTTTCTTTATTTCAGATTCTGA